One window from the genome of Streptomyces sp. WZ-12 encodes:
- a CDS encoding ArsR/SmtB family transcription factor — MGHGAATPRSSVPRAHLDAASATRVATTLQALATPSRLLILARLREGPLAATELAAEVGMEQSACSHQLRLLRNLGLVVGTRKGRSVVYALYDNHVAELLDQALYHVEHLKMGLTDAPEAAPVNRQATASR; from the coding sequence ATGGGCCATGGAGCGGCAACCCCTCGCAGCAGCGTCCCGCGCGCGCATCTGGACGCGGCCAGCGCCACGAGGGTGGCCACCACCTTGCAGGCCCTGGCCACCCCGTCCCGCCTGCTGATCCTCGCCCGGCTGCGCGAGGGTCCGCTCGCCGCCACCGAACTCGCCGCGGAGGTCGGCATGGAGCAGTCCGCCTGCTCCCACCAACTGCGCCTGCTGCGCAACCTCGGCCTCGTGGTCGGCACCCGCAAGGGGCGTTCAGTGGTGTACGCGCTCTACGACAACCACGTCGCCGAACTCCTGGACCAAGCCCTCTACCACGTCGAGCACTTGAAGATGGGCCTGACCGATGCGCCCGAGGCCGCCCCCGTGAACCGGCAGGCGACCGCCTCCCGTTGA
- a CDS encoding maleylpyruvate isomerase family mycothiol-dependent enzyme yields the protein MNPPPDDLPRHSWLGSRIDARPLFAREHAALLATLRGLEPADWRREVVSGWDVHDVAAHVLGDCYGRLSRDRDGHQAGPAFAPGETLEAFIHRINQEWVDAHRRVSPAALIDALDLFGAQVARLFEAADLDEPSLGVSWAGADPAPMWLDSARELTEFWTHRQQIRQAVGQATDPDPDTLSAVLDTFLRALPHTLRETHAAAGTQVQIHISGPAGGSWAATATTDTPGGWSLAEPDAGSPAVRVTLDAETAWRLCTRGVEPTTALARVHIDGDRQLAEAACQIVSIVY from the coding sequence ATGAACCCTCCGCCCGATGACCTTCCCCGCCACTCCTGGCTCGGCAGCCGCATCGACGCCCGCCCGCTGTTCGCCCGGGAGCACGCGGCGTTGCTGGCCACCCTGCGCGGACTGGAGCCGGCCGACTGGCGCAGGGAAGTCGTGTCTGGCTGGGATGTGCACGACGTGGCCGCACACGTCCTCGGCGACTGTTACGGGCGCCTGAGTCGGGACCGCGACGGTCACCAGGCCGGGCCCGCCTTCGCGCCGGGGGAGACGCTGGAGGCGTTCATCCACCGCATCAACCAGGAGTGGGTCGACGCCCACCGCCGGGTCAGCCCCGCCGCGCTCATCGATGCCCTGGACCTCTTCGGCGCCCAGGTCGCTCGCCTCTTCGAGGCCGCTGACCTCGACGAACCGTCGTTGGGAGTCTCCTGGGCAGGAGCCGATCCCGCCCCCATGTGGCTCGACAGCGCCCGCGAACTGACCGAGTTCTGGACCCATCGCCAGCAGATCCGCCAAGCCGTCGGCCAGGCAACCGACCCCGACCCGGACACGTTGTCGGCGGTCCTGGACACCTTCCTGAGAGCCCTGCCCCACACCCTGCGCGAAACCCACGCCGCCGCCGGCACGCAGGTCCAGATCCACATCTCGGGCCCGGCCGGCGGCAGTTGGGCCGCCACCGCCACCACTGACACCCCGGGCGGCTGGTCCCTGGCCGAGCCCGACGCCGGATCACCCGCAGTCCGCGTCACCCTGGACGCGGAGACCGCCTGGCGACTGTGCACCCGCGGGGTCGAGCCGACCACCGCACTGGCCCGCGTCCACATCGACGGAGACCGTCAACTGGCCGAAGCCGCCTGCCAGATCGTGTCGATCGTGTACTGA
- the crcB gene encoding fluoride efflux transporter CrcB, with protein sequence MNWLLVLIGAVVGAPLRYLTDRAVQQRHDTLFPWGTFTVNVIGSLILGLVTGAVAAGAAPTQVQLLIGTGLCGALTTYSTFSYETLRLSQDGVRLFAVANVVGSLTAGLGAAFPGTALAQAAWA encoded by the coding sequence GTGAACTGGCTACTTGTACTCATAGGAGCCGTGGTTGGCGCGCCACTGCGGTATCTGACCGACCGGGCCGTGCAGCAGCGGCACGACACCCTCTTCCCCTGGGGGACCTTCACGGTCAACGTCATCGGCAGTCTGATCCTGGGGCTGGTCACCGGTGCGGTGGCGGCTGGTGCGGCGCCAACGCAGGTGCAGTTGCTCATCGGGACCGGGTTGTGCGGCGCGCTGACGACCTACTCCACCTTCTCGTACGAGACGTTGCGGCTGTCCCAGGACGGGGTGCGGCTCTTCGCGGTGGCCAACGTGGTGGGGAGCCTGACCGCCGGCCTGGGCGCGGCCTTCCCGGGGACCGCGTTGGCGCAGGCTGCCTGGGCGTGA
- a CDS encoding TetR/AcrR family transcriptional regulator, whose protein sequence is MPKGVTKRRPQTRAALLRAALEVFAEQGFHAATIEQICTRAGYTRGAFYSNFASKEELFFTLFDEHSDRLAARLRTLVDQMGTDEPTAERFAQIVARNELEAEERAWYLVTTEFTLHAIRTPEAARKLAEHDARARAAIAEAVTELATRLGRQLAVDIDEFVRLLVALREGGQAQSYVEPDVYPPGELERRFLPALLSTFSDPATNSGKQT, encoded by the coding sequence ATGCCCAAGGGAGTCACCAAACGCCGGCCGCAGACCCGGGCCGCGCTGCTGCGGGCCGCGCTGGAGGTCTTCGCCGAACAGGGTTTCCACGCCGCCACCATCGAGCAGATCTGCACCCGCGCCGGCTACACCCGCGGCGCGTTCTACTCCAACTTCGCCAGTAAGGAAGAGCTGTTCTTCACGCTGTTCGACGAGCACAGCGACCGCCTTGCCGCGCGGCTGAGGACACTGGTCGACCAGATGGGTACCGACGAGCCCACGGCGGAACGCTTCGCACAGATCGTGGCCCGCAACGAGCTCGAAGCCGAGGAGCGTGCCTGGTATCTGGTGACCACCGAGTTCACCCTGCACGCCATCCGGACGCCCGAGGCGGCACGGAAGTTGGCCGAGCACGACGCCCGGGCCCGCGCGGCCATCGCCGAGGCCGTCACCGAACTCGCCACCCGCCTGGGGCGTCAACTCGCCGTCGACATCGACGAGTTCGTCCGCCTCCTCGTGGCGCTCCGGGAAGGCGGACAGGCCCAGAGCTACGTCGAACCCGATGTCTACCCCCCGGGCGAACTGGAACGGCGCTTCCTCCCCGCGCTCCTCTCCACCTTCAGCGACCCCGCCACGAACTCAGGCAAACAAACATGA
- a CDS encoding class II aldolase/adducin family protein → MSAATTTTAALGASGPTRLVGPAPDGTGLPTPPVFDSLDAERRYRKEQLAAGFRLFGKFGFSEGVAGHITVRDPEHPDCFWVNPFGMSFHRIKVSDLILVDHEGNVLHGERPVNKAAFVIHSQVHAARPDVQAAAHAHSLHGKAFASLGIPLAPLTQDACAFYEDHGLYADYRGVADELEEGRRIGAALGPHKAAILANHGLLTVGHTVAEAVWWFVTMERSCQAQLLAMAAGKPLHIDHETALRTRDQLGTPLAGWFQAQPMWDQITDDAPDLFD, encoded by the coding sequence ATGAGCGCGGCCACGACCACCACCGCTGCCTTAGGTGCTTCCGGCCCCACCCGCCTGGTCGGCCCCGCCCCCGACGGAACCGGCCTGCCCACCCCTCCCGTCTTCGACTCCCTCGACGCCGAACGGCGATACCGAAAGGAGCAACTCGCCGCCGGTTTCCGCCTGTTCGGGAAGTTCGGGTTCTCCGAAGGCGTCGCCGGGCACATCACCGTGCGCGACCCCGAGCACCCGGACTGTTTCTGGGTCAACCCGTTCGGCATGAGCTTCCACCGGATCAAGGTCTCGGACCTGATCCTGGTCGACCACGAGGGCAACGTCCTGCACGGCGAACGGCCGGTGAACAAGGCCGCGTTCGTCATCCACTCCCAGGTCCACGCCGCCCGCCCCGACGTCCAGGCCGCCGCTCACGCCCACTCGCTGCACGGCAAGGCATTCGCCAGCCTCGGCATCCCCCTCGCCCCCCTCACCCAGGACGCCTGCGCCTTCTACGAGGACCACGGCCTCTACGCCGACTACCGCGGCGTCGCCGACGAGTTGGAGGAGGGCCGCCGCATCGGGGCCGCCCTCGGTCCGCACAAGGCCGCCATCCTCGCCAACCACGGACTGCTCACCGTCGGCCACACCGTCGCCGAGGCGGTGTGGTGGTTCGTCACCATGGAACGCTCCTGCCAGGCCCAACTCCTGGCGATGGCCGCCGGAAAGCCACTGCACATCGATCACGAGACGGCCCTGAGGACCCGCGACCAACTCGGCACTCCGCTCGCGGGCTGGTTCCAGGCCCAACCGATGTGGGATCAGATCACCGACGACGCACCGGACTTGTTCGACTGA
- a CDS encoding MFS transporter yields MTDGKTPHDRTNVSIGQAPPDLRQSPRDPADPFRWLALIVLLVATFMDAVDVTVVNIAVPHIQQDTGASTAQIQWLVGGYALAFALGLITGGRLGDLYGRKRVFLIGVAGFTLTSLVCGVAGSPETLLVGRIAQGAAGALMVPQVLSIIHVSFARQERGKVFGIFGAVGSLGVLAGPLVGALLVEGDVFGLGWRPIFLVNLPLGVLGLIAGTMLLRESKAERAAGLDVGGMLLSTLGLLFLVLPLIQGRELGWPVWTYVMLAASVPVLGLFVAYERRVVARGGSPLVVLSLFSRRSFTGGLGVQLLFGLASGVFFLAWTLYLQLGLGYSPLKAGLSGLPLSLLLMAGAGVSMQVLVPRFGRRVLQAGALIAAAGMVLFAWLTGHYGAGISLWQTMLPLVPMGIGMGLIVAPLADIVLSEVPHQHAGSASGLNNTTTQLGQAVGTALSSVIFFNHLPGGGNPTAQAARMPAAFAHTLPYVAGAFLAAFALLYAVPRKAGAGNKDGEDGDSTPVKEALTEPDRYAASAR; encoded by the coding sequence ATGACTGATGGCAAGACTCCGCACGACCGCACCAACGTATCGATCGGCCAGGCACCACCCGACCTCAGGCAGTCACCACGGGACCCAGCAGATCCGTTCCGTTGGCTGGCGCTGATCGTCCTCCTCGTCGCGACCTTCATGGACGCGGTGGACGTGACCGTGGTCAATATCGCCGTGCCCCATATCCAACAGGACACCGGGGCGTCGACCGCCCAGATCCAGTGGCTGGTCGGCGGGTACGCCCTGGCCTTCGCACTGGGTTTGATCACCGGCGGACGCCTGGGTGATCTCTACGGCCGCAAGCGGGTCTTCCTCATCGGGGTCGCCGGGTTCACCCTCACCTCGCTGGTGTGCGGTGTCGCCGGCTCCCCCGAGACGCTGCTGGTCGGCCGGATCGCACAGGGCGCGGCGGGCGCGCTGATGGTGCCTCAGGTGCTGTCGATCATCCATGTCAGTTTCGCCAGGCAGGAGCGCGGCAAGGTCTTCGGGATCTTCGGGGCGGTCGGCTCGTTGGGCGTGTTGGCAGGGCCGTTGGTCGGTGCGCTGCTGGTCGAGGGCGATGTGTTCGGGCTGGGTTGGCGGCCGATCTTCCTGGTCAACCTGCCGCTGGGCGTGTTGGGCCTGATCGCCGGCACGATGCTGCTCCGTGAGTCCAAGGCCGAGCGGGCGGCCGGGCTCGATGTGGGCGGCATGCTGCTGTCCACGCTCGGGCTGCTGTTCCTCGTCCTGCCGTTGATCCAGGGCCGCGAGTTGGGCTGGCCGGTGTGGACGTACGTGATGCTGGCGGCGTCGGTGCCGGTGCTGGGATTGTTCGTCGCGTACGAGCGCCGGGTGGTCGCCCGCGGCGGCTCCCCGCTGGTCGTGCTCTCGCTGTTCAGCCGCAGGAGCTTCACGGGCGGCCTGGGCGTACAACTGCTGTTCGGACTGGCCTCGGGAGTGTTCTTCCTCGCCTGGACGCTGTACCTGCAACTGGGGCTGGGTTACTCGCCGTTGAAGGCGGGCCTGTCCGGGCTGCCGCTCTCCCTGCTGCTGATGGCCGGCGCCGGCGTCTCGATGCAGGTGTTGGTGCCGCGCTTCGGCCGCCGGGTACTCCAGGCCGGTGCGCTGATCGCCGCGGCCGGGATGGTCCTGTTCGCGTGGCTGACCGGCCACTACGGTGCCGGCATCTCGCTCTGGCAAACAATGCTGCCGCTGGTGCCGATGGGCATCGGCATGGGCCTGATCGTCGCGCCGCTGGCGGACATCGTCCTCTCCGAGGTGCCGCACCAGCACGCCGGTTCCGCCTCCGGCCTGAACAACACCACCACCCAGCTCGGCCAGGCAGTCGGCACCGCCCTCTCCTCGGTGATCTTCTTCAACCACCTGCCTGGCGGCGGCAACCCGACCGCCCAGGCAGCAAGGATGCCGGCAGCCTTCGCGCACACCCTGCCCTACGTCGCCGGCGCCTTCCTCGCCGCCTTCGCGCTATTGTACGCGGTGCCGCGCAAGGCCGGGGCGGGGAACAAGGACGGGGAAGACGGCGACAGCACCCCGGTCAAGGAGGCGCTCACCGAGCCGGATCGCTACGCCGCGTCCGCCCGCTGA
- a CDS encoding alpha/beta fold hydrolase has translation MQPTFVLVHGAFANSFSFAPLQAELGLLGHRSVAVDLPGHGFQASYSRAYQAPQDLEGLATAPGSIKGVTLADNARHLINILERAKENGPVILVSHSRGGITATAVANARPDLIDRLVYVSAWCPVDLDVNDYYAEPEMATYDGVSLAPAMVGNPAELGLLRCNFRTADPDALAAFKAAFFADGTDEEFLTFLNTFQPDENLDGGTSSDRAQAATWGRIPKTYVRLADDASLTPALQDRLIREGNALTPDNPYDVRTLAGSHLKWLVDPAPAARVLGELAALTAESA, from the coding sequence ATGCAGCCGACGTTCGTCCTGGTTCACGGAGCCTTCGCGAACTCCTTCTCCTTCGCACCGCTTCAGGCCGAACTCGGCCTGCTCGGGCACCGTTCTGTCGCCGTCGACCTCCCTGGCCATGGTTTCCAGGCAAGCTACTCGCGCGCTTACCAGGCACCGCAGGATCTCGAAGGGCTCGCCACCGCGCCCGGCTCGATCAAGGGCGTCACGCTCGCCGACAACGCCAGGCACCTCATCAACATCCTGGAACGGGCCAAGGAGAACGGCCCGGTGATCCTCGTCTCGCACAGTCGCGGCGGCATCACGGCCACCGCCGTGGCCAACGCGCGGCCGGACCTGATCGACCGCCTCGTCTACGTCTCGGCCTGGTGCCCGGTCGATCTCGACGTCAACGACTACTACGCCGAGCCGGAGATGGCCACGTACGACGGCGTCTCGCTCGCGCCGGCGATGGTCGGGAATCCGGCCGAACTCGGCCTGCTGCGCTGCAACTTCCGCACCGCGGACCCGGACGCCCTCGCGGCGTTCAAGGCGGCCTTCTTCGCCGACGGCACCGACGAGGAGTTCCTGACCTTCCTCAACACCTTCCAGCCCGACGAGAATCTCGACGGCGGCACCTCCAGCGACCGCGCACAGGCCGCGACCTGGGGCCGCATCCCGAAGACCTACGTCCGCCTGGCCGATGACGCGAGCCTGACGCCCGCGCTCCAGGACCGACTGATCCGCGAGGGCAACGCCCTGACCCCGGACAACCCGTACGACGTCCGCACCCTCGCAGGCAGCCACCTGAAGTGGCTGGTCGACCCGGCCCCGGCGGCCCGCGTCCTGGGTGAACTCGCCGCCCTCACGGCCGAGTCGGCCTGA
- a CDS encoding RtcB family protein translates to MDVTVREETPFRYRIEREGAMRVPGVVFASRELLPQAVGDRALEQVVNVATLPGIVRASYAMPDVHWGYGFPIGGVAATDVDAGGVVSPGGVGFDISCGVRLLAANMERADLAPHLKALMDILGDTVPRGAGRGGLWKMSGRAQMEKLLVGGARYAVESGHGVPRDLERCEDHGALADADPNHVGQRAIERGLQQVGSLGSGNHFLEVQAVDRVYDASTAAAFGLRAGQVCVMIHCGSRGLGHQVCTDHARVMEQSLRAYGIKIPDRQLACAPVVSRSGRNYLGAMAAAANYGRANRQLLTQAARRAFATTTGVDVDLVYDVSHNMAKVETHALDGEVRRLCVHRKGATLALPAGHPSLSEELAEAGQPVLVPGTMGTASYVMVGTPDNGAFFSACHGAGRVWSRHRALREVQGEHLRSVLESRGIAVRPSSWRGLAEEAPAAYKDVDAVATATEGAGLARLVARLVPLGVVKG, encoded by the coding sequence ATGGACGTCACGGTGCGGGAGGAGACCCCGTTCCGGTACCGCATCGAGCGGGAGGGCGCCATGCGCGTGCCCGGTGTCGTCTTCGCCAGTCGTGAGCTGTTGCCGCAGGCCGTCGGGGACCGGGCCCTGGAGCAGGTGGTGAACGTGGCGACGCTGCCCGGGATCGTCCGCGCCTCGTACGCGATGCCGGACGTGCACTGGGGGTACGGCTTTCCCATCGGCGGGGTCGCGGCCACGGACGTCGACGCCGGTGGCGTCGTCTCGCCGGGCGGGGTGGGATTCGACATCTCCTGCGGCGTCCGGCTGCTGGCCGCGAACATGGAACGGGCCGACTTGGCACCCCACTTGAAGGCGTTGATGGACATCCTCGGGGACACCGTCCCGCGCGGTGCGGGGCGCGGCGGACTGTGGAAGATGTCCGGACGCGCACAGATGGAGAAGCTGCTGGTCGGCGGCGCCCGGTACGCCGTCGAAAGCGGCCACGGCGTCCCGCGCGACCTGGAGCGCTGCGAGGACCACGGGGCGCTGGCGGACGCAGACCCGAACCACGTCGGCCAACGCGCCATCGAGCGCGGACTCCAACAGGTCGGCAGCCTGGGCTCCGGCAACCACTTCCTCGAAGTCCAGGCAGTGGACCGGGTGTACGACGCAAGCACCGCGGCCGCCTTCGGCCTGCGGGCCGGTCAGGTCTGCGTCATGATCCACTGCGGCTCCCGCGGCCTGGGTCACCAGGTGTGCACCGATCACGCCCGGGTCATGGAACAGTCACTGCGCGCTTACGGCATCAAGATCCCGGACCGCCAGTTGGCCTGCGCACCCGTCGTCTCGCGATCCGGTCGCAACTACCTCGGGGCGATGGCCGCCGCCGCCAACTACGGCCGCGCCAACCGGCAACTCCTCACCCAGGCCGCACGCCGGGCCTTCGCCACCACCACCGGAGTCGACGTGGACCTGGTGTACGACGTCTCCCACAACATGGCCAAGGTCGAGACCCATGCGCTGGACGGCGAGGTGCGACGGCTGTGCGTCCACCGCAAGGGGGCCACCCTGGCTCTGCCTGCCGGCCACCCCAGCCTGTCGGAGGAGCTCGCCGAGGCCGGCCAGCCCGTTCTCGTACCCGGCACCATGGGCACCGCCTCGTACGTCATGGTCGGCACGCCAGACAACGGTGCGTTCTTCTCCGCCTGCCACGGCGCGGGACGGGTGTGGAGCCGGCACCGGGCGCTGCGCGAGGTCCAAGGAGAGCACTTGCGGAGCGTCCTGGAGTCGCGCGGCATCGCGGTCCGGCCCTCGTCGTGGCGCGGCCTCGCAGAGGAGGCCCCCGCCGCCTACAAGGACGTCGACGCGGTCGCCACCGCCACCGAGGGCGCCGGACTGGCCCGACTGGTCGCCCGGCTGGTCCCGTTGGGCGTCGTCAAGGGGTGA
- a CDS encoding archease has protein sequence MIAVSDPTQPGGHRSVPHTADLRVEAWGPTREVCLAQAVRGVCESFLDMAGAKAARGPTGARHREVTVRADTDEDLLVALLEEVVYWLDTQNEAPVEAELTPVRGGLRALLSMTDIGSLPVTGAAPKAVTLHGLSCGSGPDGWRCSVTLDV, from the coding sequence ATGATTGCGGTCAGCGACCCCACGCAGCCTGGCGGGCACCGCAGCGTTCCGCACACCGCGGACCTGCGGGTCGAGGCGTGGGGTCCGACCCGTGAGGTGTGCCTGGCCCAGGCGGTGCGGGGAGTCTGCGAGTCCTTCCTGGACATGGCGGGCGCGAAGGCCGCGAGGGGCCCGACGGGTGCCCGTCATCGAGAGGTGACGGTGCGGGCAGACACCGACGAGGACCTGCTGGTGGCCCTCTTGGAAGAGGTCGTCTACTGGCTCGACACGCAGAACGAGGCACCGGTCGAGGCGGAGCTGACGCCCGTCCGCGGCGGCCTGCGAGCCCTCCTCTCCATGACGGACATCGGGTCGCTCCCGGTGACCGGCGCCGCACCGAAAGCCGTCACCCTGCACGGGTTGTCGTGCGGGAGCGGACCGGATGGCTGGCGCTGCTCGGTCACCCTCGACGTGTGA